From a region of the Arachis ipaensis cultivar K30076 chromosome B09, Araip1.1, whole genome shotgun sequence genome:
- the LOC107618240 gene encoding histone deacetylase 2 isoform X5, whose translation MEQLLEKVVVDRNVCFFWLLQIMSMQSRSDSVNTSLFDKREHIEKLHRTCNLLRKVQVPPMGLFPNCLVQQQVLYPFWKQVGGTILSAKLAKERGWAINVGGGFHHYSAEKGDGFCAYADISLCIHFALVRLNISRVMIIDLDAHQGNGHETDFAYDKVEQGKAKGEGEQPGAI comes from the exons ATGGAGCAACTTCTTGAGAAGGTAGTTGTA GATAGGAATGTGTGTTTTTTCTGGTTGTTGCAGATAATGTCTATGCAGTCAAGGAGTGACAGCGTTAACACTTCTCTTTTTGACAAAAGGGAGCACATAGAGAAGCTGCATCGTACTTGCAATCTTCTCCGTAAAGTTCAG GTCCCTCCGATGGGGTTATTTCCCAACTGTCTTGTGCAACAACAAGTTCTTTATCCATTCTGGAAGCAG GTTGGTGGAACTATTTTGTCTGCAAAACTTGCAAAAGAGAGAGGATGGGCCATTAACGTAGGAGGAGGATTTCATCACTACTCTGCAGAAAAAGGAGATGGATTTTGTGCTTATGCAGATATTTCTCTTTGCATCCACTTTGCTTTGGTTCGGTTGAATATATCAAG GGTGATGATCATTGATCTTGATGCACATCAAGGAAATGGCCATGAAACAGACTTTGCCTATGATA AAGTGGAGCAAGGGAAAGCAAAAGGAGAAGGTGAACAACCAGGTGCTATTTGA
- the LOC107618240 gene encoding uncharacterized protein LOC107618240 isoform X3 has translation MEQLLEKIMSMQSRSDSVNTSLFDKREHIEKLHRTCNLLRKVQVPPMGLFPNCLVQQQVLYPFWKQVGGTILSAKLAKERGWAINKWSKGKQKEKVNNQVLFDQGTYDKLLSEAPKFKLITPSILSDRLREGLVEIREDYIEDSHKGETKSASFIDALAPAEFEGILMSHPSIEDAAVVPQKDDVAGEVPVAFVVRSSNDPI, from the exons ATGGAGCAACTTCTTGAGAAG ATAATGTCTATGCAGTCAAGGAGTGACAGCGTTAACACTTCTCTTTTTGACAAAAGGGAGCACATAGAGAAGCTGCATCGTACTTGCAATCTTCTCCGTAAAGTTCAG GTCCCTCCGATGGGGTTATTTCCCAACTGTCTTGTGCAACAACAAGTTCTTTATCCATTCTGGAAGCAG GTTGGTGGAACTATTTTGTCTGCAAAACTTGCAAAAGAGAGAGGATGGGCCATTAAC AAGTGGAGCAAGGGAAAGCAAAAGGAGAAGGTGAACAACCAGGTGCTATTTGATCAGGGTACTTATGACAAGCTCCTCTCTGAAGCTCCCAAATTCAAGCTCATCACTCCTTCTATTCTCTCTGATCGTTTGAGG GAGGGTCTTGTGGAGATAAGGGAAGACTATATAGAAGATTCTCACAAAGGGGAAACTAAATCAG CATCTTTTATTGATGCATTGGCTCCGGCAGAATTTGAAGGAATTCTCATGAGCCACCCTTCTATTGAAGATGCAGCTGTTGTCCC GCAAAAAGATGATGTAGCTGGTGAAGTTCCAGTTGCTTTTGTGGTGAGGTCATCAAATGATCCTATTTGA
- the LOC107618240 gene encoding uncharacterized protein LOC107618240 isoform X1, with amino-acid sequence MEQLLEKVVVDRNVCFFWLLQIMSMQSRSDSVNTSLFDKREHIEKLHRTCNLLRKVQVPPMGLFPNCLVQQQVLYPFWKQVGGTILSAKLAKERGWAINKWSKGKQKEKVNNQVLFDQGTYDKLLSEAPKFKLITPSILSDRLREGLVEIREDYIEDSHKGETKSASFIDALAPAEFEGILMSHPSIEDAAVVPQKDDVAGEVPVAFVVRSSNDPI; translated from the exons ATGGAGCAACTTCTTGAGAAGGTAGTTGTA GATAGGAATGTGTGTTTTTTCTGGTTGTTGCAGATAATGTCTATGCAGTCAAGGAGTGACAGCGTTAACACTTCTCTTTTTGACAAAAGGGAGCACATAGAGAAGCTGCATCGTACTTGCAATCTTCTCCGTAAAGTTCAG GTCCCTCCGATGGGGTTATTTCCCAACTGTCTTGTGCAACAACAAGTTCTTTATCCATTCTGGAAGCAG GTTGGTGGAACTATTTTGTCTGCAAAACTTGCAAAAGAGAGAGGATGGGCCATTAAC AAGTGGAGCAAGGGAAAGCAAAAGGAGAAGGTGAACAACCAGGTGCTATTTGATCAGGGTACTTATGACAAGCTCCTCTCTGAAGCTCCCAAATTCAAGCTCATCACTCCTTCTATTCTCTCTGATCGTTTGAGG GAGGGTCTTGTGGAGATAAGGGAAGACTATATAGAAGATTCTCACAAAGGGGAAACTAAATCAG CATCTTTTATTGATGCATTGGCTCCGGCAGAATTTGAAGGAATTCTCATGAGCCACCCTTCTATTGAAGATGCAGCTGTTGTCCC GCAAAAAGATGATGTAGCTGGTGAAGTTCCAGTTGCTTTTGTGGTGAGGTCATCAAATGATCCTATTTGA
- the LOC107618240 gene encoding uncharacterized protein LOC107618240 isoform X2 — MEQLLEKVVVDRNVCFFWLLQIMSMQSRSDSVNTSLFDKREHIEKLHRTCNLLRKVQVPPMGLFPNCLVQQQVLYPFWKQVGGTILSAKLAKERGWAINKWSKGKQKEKVNNQVLFDQGTYDKLLSEAPKFKLITPSILSDRLREGLVEIREDYIEDSHKGETKSEFEGILMSHPSIEDAAVVPQKDDVAGEVPVAFVVRSSNDPI, encoded by the exons ATGGAGCAACTTCTTGAGAAGGTAGTTGTA GATAGGAATGTGTGTTTTTTCTGGTTGTTGCAGATAATGTCTATGCAGTCAAGGAGTGACAGCGTTAACACTTCTCTTTTTGACAAAAGGGAGCACATAGAGAAGCTGCATCGTACTTGCAATCTTCTCCGTAAAGTTCAG GTCCCTCCGATGGGGTTATTTCCCAACTGTCTTGTGCAACAACAAGTTCTTTATCCATTCTGGAAGCAG GTTGGTGGAACTATTTTGTCTGCAAAACTTGCAAAAGAGAGAGGATGGGCCATTAAC AAGTGGAGCAAGGGAAAGCAAAAGGAGAAGGTGAACAACCAGGTGCTATTTGATCAGGGTACTTATGACAAGCTCCTCTCTGAAGCTCCCAAATTCAAGCTCATCACTCCTTCTATTCTCTCTGATCGTTTGAGG GAGGGTCTTGTGGAGATAAGGGAAGACTATATAGAAGATTCTCACAAAGGGGAAACTAAATCAG AATTTGAAGGAATTCTCATGAGCCACCCTTCTATTGAAGATGCAGCTGTTGTCCC GCAAAAAGATGATGTAGCTGGTGAAGTTCCAGTTGCTTTTGTGGTGAGGTCATCAAATGATCCTATTTGA
- the LOC107618240 gene encoding uncharacterized protein LOC107618240 isoform X4, with protein sequence MSMQSRSDSVNTSLFDKREHIEKLHRTCNLLRKVQVPPMGLFPNCLVQQQVLYPFWKQVGGTILSAKLAKERGWAINKWSKGKQKEKVNNQVLFDQGTYDKLLSEAPKFKLITPSILSDRLREGLVEIREDYIEDSHKGETKSASFIDALAPAEFEGILMSHPSIEDAAVVPQKDDVAGEVPVAFVVRSSNDPI encoded by the exons ATGTCTATGCAGTCAAGGAGTGACAGCGTTAACACTTCTCTTTTTGACAAAAGGGAGCACATAGAGAAGCTGCATCGTACTTGCAATCTTCTCCGTAAAGTTCAG GTCCCTCCGATGGGGTTATTTCCCAACTGTCTTGTGCAACAACAAGTTCTTTATCCATTCTGGAAGCAG GTTGGTGGAACTATTTTGTCTGCAAAACTTGCAAAAGAGAGAGGATGGGCCATTAAC AAGTGGAGCAAGGGAAAGCAAAAGGAGAAGGTGAACAACCAGGTGCTATTTGATCAGGGTACTTATGACAAGCTCCTCTCTGAAGCTCCCAAATTCAAGCTCATCACTCCTTCTATTCTCTCTGATCGTTTGAGG GAGGGTCTTGTGGAGATAAGGGAAGACTATATAGAAGATTCTCACAAAGGGGAAACTAAATCAG CATCTTTTATTGATGCATTGGCTCCGGCAGAATTTGAAGGAATTCTCATGAGCCACCCTTCTATTGAAGATGCAGCTGTTGTCCC GCAAAAAGATGATGTAGCTGGTGAAGTTCCAGTTGCTTTTGTGGTGAGGTCATCAAATGATCCTATTTGA